In a genomic window of Zingiber officinale cultivar Zhangliang chromosome 9B, Zo_v1.1, whole genome shotgun sequence:
- the LOC122024214 gene encoding uncharacterized protein LOC122024214 has product MATAYLLSSPSLSLGPLPLLKRALPLPASSPILPLVSSSVASSSSSSRRVSSTSASTSSSAISRARSSSRRGAVGGGSQPTLDDSTAVYQGSYGPWSVEPSDVREVILYRSGLVTAAISFVLAASSAFIPEGNVVGDIIRQDRDFLYTIGAGGLGLSLLLIHIYVTPIKRFLQLLWMLGVCGSLGAYLTAAKPLNESLIDYVINNPTAVWFVGPLFAALTGLVFKEGLCYGKLEAGILTFIIPGLLLGHLTGLLDDGAKLGLLGVWMALFVVFAARKFQQPIKDDIGDKSVFMFNALPEEERKALLEKLEQQLE; this is encoded by the exons ATGGCGACTGCTTATCTCCTCTcgtctccctctctttctctcggccctcttcctcttctcaaaAGAGCGCTTCCGTTGCCTGCTTCTTCCCCAATCCTTCCTCTTGTCTCCTCCTCcgtggcttcttcttcttcttcttctagaagGGTCTCCTCCACCTCAGCTTCCACCTCCTCCTCAGCCATCTCCCGGGCACGATCCTCCTCCAGGCGCGGCGCCGTCGGCGGCGGATCACAGCCTACGCTCGACGATTCGACTGCAGTTTATCAGGGGAGTTACGGGCCCTGGTCCGTAGAGCCCTCCGACGTCCGCGAG GTTATATTATATAGGTCAGGATTGGTCACTGCTGCCATATCATTCGTTCTTGCTGCTTCTTCTGCTTTTATACCTGAAGGCAACGTAGTGGGGGATATCATCAGACAAGATAGAGATTTCTTGTATACCATTGGAGCTGGAGGACTTGGTCTATCACTTCTACTAATTCACATTTATGTCACTCCTATCAAGAGATTTCTACAGTTACTCTGGATGCTTGGTGTGTGTGGTTCACTCGGAGCTTATTTAACTGCCGCTAAGCCTCTTAATGAAAGTTTGATAGATTATGTCATAAACAACCCAACTGCTGTATGGTTTGTTGGGCCTCTCTTTGCAGCATTGACTGGTCTGGTTTTTAAAGAAG GTCTCTGCTATGGGAAGTTGGAAGCTGGCATCCTGACTTTCATCATCCCAGGACTCCTCCTTGGACATCTG ACAGGTCTACTTGATGACGGAGCAAAATTAGGCTTGTTGGGTGTATGGATGGCACTCTTTGTGGTTTTTGCAGCAAGGAAGTTTCAACAACCAATTAAG GACGATATCGGTGATAAATCTGTGTTCATGTTCAATGCTCTTCctgaagaagaaaggaaggcttTGCTCGAGAAGCTGGAGCAGCAACTTGAATAA